In Paracoccus aerodenitrificans, the following are encoded in one genomic region:
- the hpf gene encoding ribosome hibernation-promoting factor, HPF/YfiA family: MRYQISGKQIDIGEALTQHVQNELGETVGKYSQRPTDAAVTFSKKAHMLVCDALVHLSTGLTVQAKGEDTEIYAAFESAREKMDKQLRRYKRRLKDHHKDRSEPVEYGAADLYVLPADEDEWESQDASGLQPVIVAEMESRVPTLSVGDAVMQMELAGAPLLVFRNEKHGGVNVVHRRDDGNIGWIDPRNIK, encoded by the coding sequence ATGCGCTATCAGATCAGTGGAAAACAGATCGACATCGGTGAGGCCCTTACCCAGCATGTGCAGAATGAACTTGGCGAGACAGTCGGAAAATACTCGCAACGCCCGACCGACGCCGCGGTCACCTTCTCGAAGAAGGCACATATGCTGGTCTGTGATGCGCTTGTTCACCTTTCCACCGGCCTGACCGTGCAGGCAAAGGGAGAGGATACGGAGATTTATGCCGCTTTCGAATCCGCCCGCGAAAAAATGGACAAACAGCTTCGCAGATACAAGCGGAGGCTGAAAGATCATCACAAGGACAGGTCGGAACCGGTTGAATACGGCGCTGCGGACCTATATGTGCTGCCCGCCGACGAGGATGAATGGGAATCGCAGGACGCAAGCGGATTGCAGCCTGTCATCGTCGCGGAAATGGAATCCCGCGTCCCGACATTGTCGGTCGGTGACGCAGTCATGCAAATGGAACTTGCCGGAGCGCCGCTTTTGGTTTTCCGCAATGAAAAGCACGGGGGTGTGAATGTTGTTCATCGTCGTGACGACGGTAATATCGGCTGGATCGACCCACGGAACATCAAATAG
- the ptsN gene encoding PTS IIA-like nitrogen regulatory protein PtsN, producing the protein MQLSTIVKPGAVRAYPKMTSKKRLFHDIAELAEQVYGLDASQILDALQERESLGPTGVGNGVALPHARLHGLKEVVGVFVKLEKPLDFDAVDRQPVDLIFALLAPEGGGVDHLKALALVSRTLRDNDLRSKLRANSDAAALHAILSTGPGVQAA; encoded by the coding sequence ATGCAACTCAGCACTATCGTCAAACCCGGCGCCGTACGCGCCTATCCCAAAATGACCTCGAAAAAGCGCCTTTTCCACGACATTGCGGAACTGGCCGAGCAGGTTTACGGGCTTGACGCCAGCCAGATCCTGGACGCGCTTCAAGAACGCGAAAGCCTCGGCCCGACCGGGGTCGGGAATGGGGTGGCACTGCCGCATGCCCGGCTTCATGGGCTGAAAGAGGTTGTGGGCGTTTTCGTGAAACTGGAAAAGCCGCTCGATTTCGATGCGGTTGATCGACAACCCGTCGATCTCATTTTCGCCCTTCTGGCGCCGGAAGGTGGCGGGGTTGACCATCTCAAGGCGCTTGCGCTTGTCTCGCGGACGCTGCGCGACAATGATCTGCGCAGCAAACTTCGCGCAAATTCCGACGCCGCAGCGCTTCACGCCATTCTCAGCACAGGACCCGGAGTTCAGGCCGCCTGA
- the mutY gene encoding A/G-specific adenine glycosylase — protein MREIASLLLDWYDRHARVLPWRVPPGQGGADPYRVWLSEIMLQQTTVAAVKPYYERFLTLWPRVEDLASAGDARVMAEWAGLGYYARARNLLACARTVAKNGGFPRDREGLQKLPGIGPYTSAAIASIAYDQPHTVVDGNVERVVSRLFAVETPLPDAKPRLTELAARLTPTERPGDYAQAMMDLGATICTPRKPACVICPISGPCQASAAGIAETLPRKRPKAAKPRREGVAWVVLSQNAILLEERPASGLLGGTMAFPSSGWDGSLMPPPVDATWQVLDPVTHVFTHFTLDMEVRFARSGAKPQRGVWVDLKDFSPDDLPGLMRKVWTRSLDAIRRDQDS, from the coding sequence ATGCGTGAGATAGCGTCTTTACTGCTGGACTGGTACGACAGGCATGCGCGTGTTTTGCCGTGGCGTGTGCCTCCGGGTCAGGGCGGGGCCGATCCGTATCGCGTCTGGCTGTCCGAGATCATGCTTCAGCAGACCACGGTCGCGGCGGTCAAACCCTATTATGAGCGTTTCCTGACCTTATGGCCCAGGGTCGAGGATCTGGCCTCGGCCGGTGATGCGCGGGTCATGGCTGAATGGGCCGGGCTTGGATATTATGCCCGCGCCCGAAATCTTCTGGCCTGCGCTCGGACTGTCGCGAAGAATGGTGGTTTCCCAAGGGATCGTGAAGGGCTACAGAAACTGCCGGGGATCGGGCCATATACCTCGGCTGCGATTGCGTCGATTGCGTATGATCAGCCTCACACGGTGGTGGATGGGAATGTCGAACGCGTCGTGTCCCGGCTGTTTGCCGTGGAAACGCCGCTTCCGGATGCGAAGCCGAGGCTGACAGAGCTTGCCGCGAGGCTGACACCAACGGAAAGGCCCGGAGATTATGCGCAGGCCATGATGGATCTCGGCGCGACGATCTGTACGCCGCGCAAGCCCGCATGTGTAATCTGCCCGATTTCCGGCCCGTGCCAGGCAAGCGCCGCAGGGATCGCCGAAACACTGCCCCGCAAGCGGCCCAAAGCCGCGAAGCCACGGCGCGAGGGCGTTGCCTGGGTGGTGCTGTCACAGAATGCGATTCTGCTTGAGGAGCGCCCGGCCTCGGGTCTTCTGGGTGGCACGATGGCCTTCCCTTCCTCGGGTTGGGATGGCAGCCTTATGCCCCCTCCGGTGGATGCGACGTGGCAGGTTCTGGACCCGGTCACCCATGTCTTCACGCATTTCACGCTGGACATGGAGGTGCGCTTTGCCAGAAGCGGAGCAAAGCCGCAGCGCGGGGTTTGGGTGGATCTGAAAGATTTCAGTCCCGACGATCTGCCGGGGCTGATGAGAAAGGTCTGGACGCGGTCGCTTGACGCGATCCGCCGCGATCAGGATTCGTGA
- a CDS encoding DUF721 domain-containing protein, giving the protein MSQPPRRSRGFRQAAGLVAEPIRHAAEGRGFAVARLLTHWPEIVGAEIASRARPVKIGQNRRGFGSVLTLLCTGANAPLLEMQLPAIRDKVNACYGYNAISRITLTQTAPTGFADGQAEFTYRSNPAVKPDPETRRAAHALAAGISDPSLQAAVTRLATLKLAREGRNNRKAR; this is encoded by the coding sequence ATGTCACAGCCCCCCCGTCGCTCACGCGGATTTCGGCAGGCCGCAGGTCTGGTCGCCGAACCGATCCGCCACGCGGCAGAAGGAAGGGGCTTTGCCGTTGCACGGCTGCTGACCCATTGGCCCGAGATCGTCGGGGCAGAAATCGCCTCGCGTGCCCGCCCGGTAAAGATCGGACAGAATCGCCGGGGGTTCGGCTCTGTGCTGACATTGCTCTGTACCGGAGCAAATGCGCCTCTGCTTGAGATGCAGTTACCCGCCATCCGTGACAAGGTGAATGCGTGCTACGGCTATAACGCCATTTCCCGCATCACCCTGACACAGACAGCACCGACTGGCTTTGCTGACGGGCAGGCAGAGTTCACCTATCGCAGCAATCCGGCTGTAAAGCCCGATCCGGAAACCCGGCGAGCCGCGCATGCGTTGGCAGCCGGAATATCAGATCCATCCCTGCAAGCGGCGGTCACGCGGCTTGCCACGCTCAAGCTGGCCCGCGAAGGCCGCAACAACCGAAAGGCCCGTTAA
- a CDS encoding DsbA family protein, which translates to MTFDLRHLLSVSVISAAMAMPALAQETTTSPDAAASEATEAAETEMVDDLVLGEESAPLTIYEYASFTCPHCATFHQESFPKLKEEYIDTGLVRFIQRDVYFDQVGLWAGALARCDESKFYPISGMLLDEQSEWLGAANGEELVASLRRIGAKAGLTSEQVDTCWEDETRIRNLVATYQQNATEDKIEGTPTFVIGGELVQNQPWADMKAIIDDKLAEAEENAAPAE; encoded by the coding sequence ATGACCTTTGATCTACGTCACCTGTTGTCCGTTTCCGTGATCTCTGCCGCAATGGCCATGCCCGCTCTGGCGCAGGAAACGACAACCTCGCCTGATGCAGCCGCAAGCGAAGCCACCGAGGCGGCCGAAACGGAAATGGTAGATGATCTGGTACTGGGCGAGGAATCCGCTCCGCTGACCATCTATGAATATGCCAGCTTCACCTGCCCGCATTGCGCCACTTTCCATCAGGAAAGCTTTCCGAAGCTAAAAGAGGAATATATCGACACGGGCCTTGTCCGCTTTATCCAGCGTGACGTGTATTTCGATCAGGTCGGGCTGTGGGCGGGCGCTTTGGCGCGCTGCGATGAAAGCAAGTTCTATCCCATCTCAGGCATGCTGCTTGACGAACAGTCCGAATGGCTGGGTGCGGCCAATGGCGAAGAACTGGTCGCCTCGCTTCGCCGGATCGGTGCCAAGGCCGGGCTGACCTCCGAGCAGGTCGATACGTGCTGGGAAGACGAAACCCGCATCAGGAACCTTGTCGCGACCTATCAGCAGAACGCGACCGAAGATAAGATCGAGGGTACGCCGACTTTCGTAATCGGGGGCGAACTGGTCCAGAACCAGCCCTGGGCCGATATGAAGGCGATCATCGACGATAAGCTGGCAGAGGCGGAAGAAAACGCCGCGCCGGCTGAGTGA
- a CDS encoding CaiB/BaiF CoA transferase family protein has product MMTPLAGLKVVELARILAGPWAGQILSDLGANVIKVEAPEGDDTRRWGPPFVDNQGDHSAAYFHSTNRGKTSVIADFRSPEGRQKVLDLVADADVVIENFKVGGLAKYGLDYASLSALNPRLIYCSITGFGQTGPYAYRAGYDYIIQGMSGLMSVTGSPDGQPQKVGVAVADIFTGIYAATGILAAVEQRHRTGRGQHVDMALMDVAVAVMANQAMNFLVTGSAPSRMGNAHPNLVPYAVFDCADGWIIIATGNDAQYRRLCQLLGLPALATAPDYLTNADRVRNREALTAAISAVTRGWTREKLLSALEADNIPAGPINDMADVFADPQVIARGLRITPGGIPGVRLPVVFSDAELACDRPSPVLGQGDFDASSKG; this is encoded by the coding sequence GTGATGACGCCGCTCGCCGGTCTGAAGGTCGTCGAGCTTGCACGTATTCTGGCCGGCCCCTGGGCCGGTCAGATCCTCTCCGATCTTGGCGCCAATGTGATCAAGGTCGAAGCTCCCGAGGGTGACGACACACGCCGTTGGGGCCCGCCTTTCGTCGACAATCAGGGCGACCATTCAGCCGCGTATTTTCATTCCACCAATCGGGGCAAGACATCAGTCATCGCCGATTTCCGCAGCCCCGAGGGGCGGCAGAAAGTGTTGGATCTGGTGGCGGATGCCGATGTGGTTATCGAGAATTTCAAGGTTGGCGGGCTGGCGAAATACGGGCTGGATTACGCCAGCCTCTCGGCGCTGAACCCGCGACTGATCTATTGCAGCATCACAGGGTTCGGGCAGACCGGACCTTATGCCTACAGGGCAGGTTATGATTATATCATTCAGGGCATGTCCGGCCTGATGAGCGTGACCGGCTCACCCGATGGGCAACCCCAGAAAGTGGGGGTCGCGGTTGCCGATATCTTTACCGGGATCTATGCGGCGACGGGCATTCTGGCGGCAGTCGAGCAGCGGCACCGGACTGGCCGGGGTCAGCATGTCGACATGGCGCTGATGGATGTGGCGGTGGCCGTCATGGCGAATCAGGCGATGAATTTTCTGGTGACAGGTTCTGCTCCGTCCCGGATGGGCAACGCACATCCTAATCTGGTTCCCTATGCGGTGTTCGATTGCGCCGATGGCTGGATCATCATCGCGACGGGCAATGACGCTCAGTATCGACGGCTATGCCAGCTTTTGGGCCTGCCCGCTTTGGCGACCGCGCCGGATTATCTGACCAATGCCGACCGCGTCCGCAACCGCGAGGCGCTGACCGCCGCGATCAGCGCAGTAACCCGGGGCTGGACGCGCGAGAAGCTGCTTTCCGCCCTCGAAGCCGATAATATCCCGGCGGGACCGATCAACGATATGGCGGATGTCTTCGCCGATCCGCAGGTCATTGCCCGCGGGCTGAGGATTACGCCGGGCGGCATACCGGGCGTCCGGCTTCCGGTGGTGTTTTCCGATGCAGAGCTTGCCTGCGACCGCCCCTCGCCGGTTCTGGGTCAGGGCGACTTCGATGCGTCCAGCAAGGGCTGA
- the lpxK gene encoding tetraacyldisaccharide 4'-kinase codes for MNRRAPSFWFRRPPGFGANLLRPLGAVYAGATARRLRRGARADIGVPVVCIGNINAGGTGKTPTVIALAQRLAGQGVAVHIVSRGYGGTITGPERVDERSHTAAQTGDEPLLMSAFAPVWVADNRVEGARAAAADGAQIILLDDGFQDPGIFHDLSLVVVDAAKGFGNGLCIPAGPLREPVSEGLARADAVLSIGPAPMQERFAAEWGRKIDVPHLQGALQPLQTGIDWQGHRVLAFAGIGHPEKFFATLRDLGVDLVRAEALDDHQPFTPALLQRLGAEARASGAQLVTTEKDAVRLPPEFRREVLALPVRLELSDWRPLDALLQPLLDASKSP; via the coding sequence ATGAACCGGCGTGCACCATCTTTCTGGTTCAGACGCCCCCCGGGTTTCGGGGCCAATCTGCTGCGTCCATTGGGTGCCGTCTATGCCGGGGCGACCGCAAGGCGGCTGAGGCGCGGCGCACGGGCCGATATCGGTGTGCCGGTGGTGTGCATCGGCAATATCAATGCAGGCGGAACCGGCAAGACGCCCACGGTGATCGCCCTTGCGCAGCGTCTGGCCGGGCAGGGCGTAGCGGTACATATCGTCAGCCGTGGCTATGGCGGGACGATTACCGGCCCGGAACGGGTCGATGAGCGCAGCCATACTGCCGCTCAGACGGGGGACGAGCCGCTGCTGATGTCGGCTTTCGCTCCGGTTTGGGTGGCGGATAACCGGGTCGAGGGTGCTCGCGCTGCGGCGGCGGACGGGGCGCAGATCATCCTGCTGGATGACGGGTTTCAGGATCCGGGCATCTTCCATGATCTGTCGCTGGTAGTCGTCGATGCAGCGAAAGGCTTCGGAAACGGTCTCTGCATTCCCGCCGGTCCCCTGCGCGAGCCGGTCTCCGAGGGGCTGGCCCGTGCCGATGCGGTTCTGTCGATCGGTCCTGCGCCGATGCAGGAGCGTTTTGCTGCGGAATGGGGCAGGAAAATCGACGTGCCGCATCTTCAGGGCGCGTTGCAGCCCTTGCAGACCGGGATCGACTGGCAGGGTCATCGCGTCCTGGCCTTCGCCGGGATCGGGCATCCCGAGAAGTTTTTCGCGACCCTGCGCGATCTGGGCGTCGATCTGGTCCGGGCCGAGGCGCTTGACGATCACCAGCCCTTTACGCCCGCCCTGCTTCAGAGGCTCGGCGCCGAGGCGCGGGCAAGTGGCGCTCAGCTTGTCACAACCGAAAAGGACGCCGTGCGCCTGCCGCCCGAATTCCGGCGTGAGGTGCTGGCATTGCCGGTCAGGCTGGAACTGTCGGACTGGCGGCCTTTAGATGCGCTGCTTCAGCCCTTGCTGGACGCATCGAAGTCGCCCTGA
- a CDS encoding 3-deoxy-D-manno-octulosonic acid transferase has protein sequence MKSGQGGGVGKWLRGFFESPPAPSVPLPELSLPSGDGPLVWMRIGAGYEQTGADDVSLAPTLIQLLAQLRRLGLQIVVSRAEGEPPDLAKRGVSAIPDPGLDKAHIAAHLEVLNPSVLLLIGADLPRALIETAARRDIPVILAEARLSARKPSLRQSLVRGSPVFQMLDLLLLPDAVSRRAALELGADPASVELTGPITQIRDPLHHNEAERVSLAEAFQGRQVWLAVNVTEAELDAVIETQLTVLRYSLRALLILVPVDPGLAVAMANRMSAAGLVVAQRSTDEDPTDEVNVYICDDIYELGLWYRLAPLCFMGSTLYGPTDGARDPFEAASLGSAAVHGPLHGAFPEEWAQLDGAGAARSVEDAAGLTQAVVTLLAPEQAARLATNAWSVATGGAGVASRIAHAVRETITGDRS, from the coding sequence ATGAAAAGCGGGCAGGGGGGCGGTGTCGGTAAATGGCTGCGCGGATTTTTCGAATCCCCGCCTGCGCCGTCCGTCCCGCTGCCCGAATTGTCGCTGCCAAGCGGTGACGGGCCGCTTGTCTGGATGCGGATAGGTGCCGGATATGAACAGACCGGCGCAGATGATGTCAGTCTGGCACCGACGCTGATCCAGCTTCTGGCGCAGTTGCGCAGGCTTGGCCTGCAAATCGTCGTCAGCCGCGCCGAGGGCGAACCGCCGGATCTGGCGAAGCGCGGCGTCTCGGCGATTCCGGATCCCGGGCTGGACAAGGCCCATATCGCCGCGCATCTTGAGGTGCTGAACCCTTCGGTGCTGCTTCTGATCGGCGCGGATCTGCCCCGCGCATTGATTGAAACCGCTGCACGCCGGGACATTCCCGTGATCCTTGCAGAGGCGCGGCTGTCTGCAAGGAAGCCGTCCCTGAGGCAGTCTCTGGTCCGGGGCAGCCCGGTTTTTCAGATGCTGGATCTTCTGTTGCTGCCGGATGCCGTCAGCCGCCGCGCCGCGCTGGAGTTGGGTGCGGATCCTGCCTCTGTCGAACTGACCGGCCCGATCACCCAGATCCGCGACCCGCTGCATCATAATGAGGCCGAGCGGGTTTCACTGGCCGAGGCGTTTCAGGGGCGGCAGGTCTGGCTGGCGGTCAACGTTACCGAGGCCGAACTGGATGCGGTGATCGAAACCCAGCTTACGGTGCTGCGTTACAGCCTCCGCGCCCTGCTGATTCTTGTTCCGGTCGATCCCGGACTGGCGGTCGCGATGGCAAATCGCATGAGCGCCGCCGGTCTGGTGGTCGCGCAGCGCAGCACTGACGAGGATCCGACGGATGAGGTCAATGTCTATATCTGCGACGATATCTATGAGCTGGGGCTGTGGTATCGTCTTGCGCCTTTATGCTTCATGGGCTCGACGCTGTATGGCCCCACGGATGGCGCTCGCGATCCGTTCGAGGCTGCATCTCTGGGGTCTGCGGCGGTTCACGGGCCGCTTCACGGTGCGTTCCCGGAAGAATGGGCGCAGCTTGACGGTGCGGGCGCGGCACGATCGGTTGAGGACGCTGCCGGGCTGACACAGGCCGTGGTGACGCTGCTTGCGCCTGAGCAGGCGGCGCGGCTGGCAACGAATGCGTGGTCGGTGGCAACGGGCGGGGCCGGTGTGGCAAGCCGGATTGCCCATGCTGTGCGCGAAACCATAACCGGAGACAGATCATGA
- a CDS encoding DUF4170 domain-containing protein — MTQRLHLVFGGELTDIDGTEFRDTSAIDVVGVFPDFESARAAWKGAAQRTVDSAHTRYFIAHLHRLMDEGRETSPTAELGS, encoded by the coding sequence ATGACTCAACGACTCCACCTGGTCTTTGGTGGCGAACTGACCGATATCGACGGGACCGAGTTCCGTGACACCTCGGCCATCGACGTGGTGGGTGTGTTCCCGGATTTCGAATCGGCACGGGCCGCGTGGAAAGGTGCCGCGCAGCGTACCGTGGACAGCGCCCATACGCGTTACTTCATCGCCCATCTGCACCGCTTGATGGATGAGGGCCGCGAAACCAGCCCGACTGCTGAACTCGGTTCCTGA
- a CDS encoding CbiX/SirB N-terminal domain-containing protein → MTRPAILVSHGQPSDPDPQQKAVEALAADVAAISGRRVIGATLAKTGALEDAVGAAPDALVYPMFMAEGWFTGTELPRRLEGAGGAGLTRLRPFGVDPGLSDLCLRLIRDEAEARGLSLQQVTLLLIAHGSKRARGSAKGAEEMAEKLRTGTGRVVTGFIEETPFLADAATGLGPDAIALPFFATRAEHVTDDIPEALAQAGFEGPCLPPVGLAPQVPALIAAALGRGDAAIASERLRA, encoded by the coding sequence ATGACCCGTCCTGCCATTCTCGTCTCTCATGGCCAGCCATCCGATCCCGATCCGCAGCAGAAAGCTGTCGAGGCGCTTGCCGCTGATGTGGCTGCGATATCTGGCAGGCGCGTTATCGGTGCCACATTGGCAAAAACCGGTGCGCTTGAAGATGCCGTTGGTGCAGCGCCGGATGCGCTTGTCTATCCGATGTTCATGGCCGAAGGCTGGTTCACCGGAACCGAGCTGCCGCGCAGACTGGAAGGCGCGGGCGGTGCGGGCCTGACGCGGCTGCGTCCGTTTGGTGTGGATCCCGGGCTCTCCGATCTTTGTCTGCGGCTTATTCGCGACGAAGCAGAGGCAAGGGGGCTTTCATTGCAACAGGTGACGCTTCTGCTGATCGCGCATGGCTCGAAAAGGGCGCGGGGATCGGCGAAAGGTGCCGAAGAGATGGCCGAAAAGCTGCGTACCGGGACGGGCCGTGTTGTGACCGGCTTCATCGAGGAAACGCCTTTTCTGGCCGACGCCGCGACCGGACTTGGACCGGACGCGATTGCGCTGCCCTTTTTCGCCACTAGGGCCGAGCATGTGACGGATGACATCCCCGAAGCTCTTGCGCAGGCCGGTTTCGAAGGACCGTGCCTGCCGCCTGTCGGTCTTGCGCCACAGGTTCCGGCGCTGATCGCCGCTGCGCTTGGCCGGGGTGACGCCGCGATTGCCTCGGAGCGTTTGCGCGCTTAG
- a CDS encoding NnrU family protein, whose amino-acid sequence MSDWAEFAAAFAAFLAAHAIPMRPGLKTRIIRILGKPGYIIVFSVVSVALLYWLLMAAGRAPFIEIWQQAVWQRWIANIAMPFAILLGVFSVRAKNPFSFGGTAEGFDPDRPGIAGMTRHPLMWAFAIWASVHLLANGDLAHLLLFAPLLVFALSGVLAADARARRNLPDFDRLAAHTSLWPFAALLDGRWQPRKLPSLSRLAIAVVLWAGLLHLHPAVIGVSPLP is encoded by the coding sequence ATGTCGGACTGGGCCGAATTCGCAGCAGCATTTGCAGCTTTTCTGGCGGCTCATGCAATCCCGATGCGACCGGGGCTGAAAACACGTATCATCCGTATTCTCGGCAAGCCAGGCTATATCATTGTTTTCAGCGTTGTATCGGTGGCGCTGTTGTACTGGCTTCTGATGGCAGCGGGCCGTGCTCCGTTCATCGAGATATGGCAGCAGGCAGTGTGGCAACGCTGGATTGCGAATATCGCCATGCCGTTTGCGATCCTGCTTGGGGTGTTTTCGGTCAGAGCGAAAAACCCCTTCTCCTTCGGCGGCACGGCAGAGGGGTTCGACCCCGACAGGCCCGGCATTGCAGGGATGACGCGACATCCGCTGATGTGGGCCTTCGCGATCTGGGCTTCGGTGCATCTTCTGGCAAACGGAGACCTCGCGCATCTGCTGCTCTTCGCCCCTCTGCTGGTCTTTGCGCTGTCCGGAGTCTTGGCGGCCGATGCAAGGGCAAGGCGGAACCTGCCGGATTTCGACCGGCTTGCCGCGCATACCTCTTTGTGGCCCTTTGCGGCTCTGCTTGACGGACGTTGGCAACCCCGCAAGCTGCCCTCGCTGTCGCGTCTGGCGATCGCGGTGGTGTTGTGGGCGGGGCTACTGCATCTTCATCCGGCGGTGATCGGCGTCTCGCCCCTGCCCTGA
- a CDS encoding NAD(P)/FAD-dependent oxidoreductase → MASITVIGAGIAGLSVAWEIIRRGYQVTVIEAKQVGAGSSGGTVGALAPHAPDSWNLKKQVQFDSLMAAGQFWDEVAQTGGGDPGYARTGRIQPVSVSDLDRMQARIDGAAVNWQGKARIWLTRTPEAALIPESPDGWWLMDDLTARVNPYRACHALAAAIRAKGGEIVTGRSVTVADAGQRTIWATGAPGLTVLGDDLGRKQGQGVKGQSALVDFAAPETPQIYVDGLYIVPHADGTTGLGSTSENSFAHAQVDSGLDEVIARAFKLCPALAGTEILKRWAGIRPRARSRAPLMGVWPGRPGQFVLNGGFRIGFGMAPEMARMIADLVLEVRDAIPDLFRLQGRGETPITAG, encoded by the coding sequence ATGGCAAGCATTACCGTGATCGGTGCCGGAATTGCCGGGCTGAGCGTCGCGTGGGAGATAATCCGGCGTGGATATCAGGTCACCGTGATCGAGGCAAAGCAGGTCGGTGCGGGGTCCTCGGGCGGCACGGTCGGGGCGCTTGCGCCGCATGCGCCGGATAGCTGGAACCTGAAGAAACAGGTGCAGTTTGACAGCCTGATGGCAGCCGGGCAGTTCTGGGATGAGGTCGCGCAGACCGGCGGAGGGGATCCCGGCTATGCAAGGACGGGCCGGATACAGCCCGTGAGCGTGTCCGATCTGGACCGGATGCAGGCGCGGATCGACGGTGCTGCCGTGAATTGGCAGGGGAAAGCGCGGATCTGGCTGACGCGTACGCCAGAGGCGGCGCTGATCCCGGAAAGCCCGGATGGGTGGTGGCTGATGGACGATCTGACGGCGCGGGTGAACCCTTACCGGGCCTGTCACGCTCTTGCCGCAGCGATTCGCGCGAAAGGCGGCGAGATCGTCACTGGCCGCTCGGTGACGGTTGCAGATGCGGGCCAGAGGACCATCTGGGCGACCGGAGCGCCGGGGCTGACGGTGCTGGGGGACGATCTGGGCCGCAAGCAGGGGCAGGGCGTCAAGGGGCAGAGTGCGCTTGTGGATTTTGCGGCCCCCGAGACGCCTCAGATTTATGTGGACGGGCTGTATATCGTGCCTCATGCGGATGGCACGACCGGTCTTGGCTCGACCTCGGAGAACAGTTTTGCCCATGCGCAGGTGGATAGTGGCCTCGATGAGGTGATCGCCCGCGCGTTTAAACTGTGTCCGGCACTGGCGGGGACCGAAATCCTGAAGCGTTGGGCGGGGATTCGTCCGCGGGCGCGGTCCCGGGCACCTCTGATGGGTGTATGGCCCGGGCGTCCGGGGCAATTCGTGCTGAATGGCGGTTTCAGGATCGGGTTCGGCATGGCGCCCGAGATGGCCCGCATGATCGCCGATCTGGTGCTGGAGGTACGCGACGCCATTCCCGATCTTTTCCGGCTTCAGGGCAGGGGCGAGACGCCGATCACCGCCGGATGA
- the mnmD gene encoding tRNA (5-methylaminomethyl-2-thiouridine)(34)-methyltransferase MnmD, translated as MSEQNQTPQLDWREGGIPVSTRFDDPYFSLAGGLEETRHVFLAGNDLPARLHPGFHIAELGFGTGLNLLALAQIAEMPIRFTSFEAFPMDAAQLSRAHAAFPDELDLLSAELRRGITQPRFTVGQVTAEIVIGDARKTLPNWEGMADAWFLDGFSPAKNPELWNEALLDQVGRHTAPEGSFATYSAAGYIRRALTASGFEVSRAPGYAGKRHMSRGVMR; from the coding sequence ATGAGCGAACAGAACCAGACACCGCAGCTTGACTGGCGAGAGGGCGGCATTCCGGTCTCGACCCGGTTCGACGATCCCTATTTCAGCCTTGCCGGAGGGCTGGAGGAAACCCGGCATGTGTTTCTGGCCGGAAACGATCTTCCCGCCCGGCTGCACCCCGGTTTCCATATTGCCGAGCTTGGTTTCGGCACCGGGCTGAACCTGCTGGCGCTTGCCCAGATCGCGGAAATGCCCATCCGCTTTACCAGCTTCGAGGCCTTCCCGATGGATGCCGCGCAACTCAGCCGCGCCCATGCCGCCTTCCCGGATGAGTTGGACCTGCTTTCCGCCGAACTGCGCCGGGGCATCACGCAGCCCCGTTTCACGGTCGGTCAGGTCACGGCAGAGATCGTCATCGGAGATGCCCGGAAAACGCTGCCCAATTGGGAGGGCATGGCGGATGCGTGGTTTCTGGATGGGTTCTCTCCGGCAAAAAATCCCGAATTATGGAACGAGGCGCTGCTGGATCAGGTCGGCAGACATACCGCGCCAGAGGGCAGCTTCGCGACCTATTCAGCGGCGGGCTATATCCGCCGCGCCCTGACAGCTTCAGGGTTCGAGGTCAGCCGCGCCCCCGGCTATGCCGGAAAGCGCCATATGAGCCGTGGTGTGATGCGCTAA